The genomic stretch GTTCCAGTCCGTCCAGTCCACCAGCCGGTGGTCGATGGATGTCACGCCGTTCCGCTGGCCGTTGCGCTTGCAGACCGACATCACCAGTTCCTGCCGGTCCGTCTGCACCACGCGCGCGCCGAGCGACGCCGCCACGATCCCCGGCAGCCCCGTACCCGCGCCCAGCTCCAGCACCGCCTTGCCGTGAAAGTCGTCCGCCCGCGCCACCAGCTCGTGCGCCAGCGCGATGGCGGAGGGCCAGAGCGCCACGCCGTAGGGAAGCCGCTCCTGGAAGAAGCTGGATTCTTCGGCGTTGGTGAGCATCGCCTCCGTGTGAAGCACGCTCCACCGCCGGCCCGCCAGCCCCAGCCGGTACTCGTGCAGGGGAAAGTCGCCGATGGAGGTGTGGAGCACCTCGGGTTGCATCGCGGCCGAGCTCATGGGTTCCTGACGTTGGTCGAATCGGATATGCGCGTGCCGTCGCGTCTACAAGATGTTTGCCGGGAAGTCCGCACGACCGCGATCGTTCCCCATCGGCCGGCTTCACTCGCGTCATCTCCCCTCACCACGTAGTACTTTCTGCTCATGTGCCGCGGGCGCGCGGCGCGTAACATTCGCGCGCAACGCTGGACCGGACGGCACCCCAATCCTGACGAACCGAACCGTGCACAGCATTCTCATCGTCGAAGACACGCCGGAGATCGCCGAAGCCCTGCAGCGCCACCTGGAGCGCCGGGGATACGCCACCCTCCTGGCCACGCGCGCCGCGCAGGCCCTGCCACTGGCCTGCAGCGAGCACCCGGACCTGGTCGTTTTGGACCTCGGCCTGCCCGACCGCGACGGCTACAGCGTGCTGGAGCAGCTGCGCGAGCGAGGGAACGACGTTCCCGTGCTGATCCTTTCTGCCCGGCAGGAAGAAGCCGACAAGGTGAAGGGCTTTCGACTGGGTGCCGACGACTACGTGACCAAGCCCTTCGGCGCGCTGGAGCTGCTGGAGCGCATCGGCGCGCTTCTGCGGCGCAGTGCGCGGCCGGCGGCGCCCGAGTCTGCGGCCGCCGAAGCCGCGGGCGGGCTGACCGACGGCGACCTGCAGGACCGCTTCGGCCTCACACCACAGCAGGTGGTGGTGGCCCGGCTGCTGGCGGAGGGCCTTTCCAACGCCGAGATCGCGCGGAAGCTGTTCGTCAGCGGGCACACGGCCCGGAACCACACCTATCGCGTGCTCACCAAGCTGGGCATCACCAAGCGGGCCCGCGTGAACAGCGTCCTCCGAGGCGCCGAGGCCGCGTAGGCCGCGCCGCATCGATCCTACTCCAGAATCGGCATTCACCCGACACCGCGGCGGCAGATCCCGGTAGATGGCGCCGCATCGCGCCGGTACGTTCCCGGGAGTCGAGTCCGGGGCGCCGCATCCACTTCACGACCCGCCATCCCGGGACGCACGCCTGCCGGGCGCTGCGTCCCGCTTTTCGAAAAAGGGGAACCATGGCCGGTGACATCCGCAGCCGGGAAGACGTCGAGCGCCTGGTCGAGAGCTTCTACGCCCAGGCCACGACCGATGACACCATCGGGCACCTGTTCACGGACGTGGCCCGGGTGGATTTCGTCCGGCACCTGCCGCTGATGTACGATTTCTGGGAGACGCTCCTGTTCGGCGTGCGCAAGTACAGGGGCAACGCCATGCGCGCCCACTTCGACCTGAACGACAAGGTGCCGCTCGTCGCCGAGCACTTCCAGCGCTGGCTGCAGATTTGGGAAGGGACGGTCGACGCGCTTTTCGCTGGTGAGAACGCGGAATCGGCGAAGGAGAAGGCGCGCTACATCGCGCGTTCCATCCAGCTTCGGCTGAGCGCCGCGACGGCGGCCCGCATTGATAACGCGGGGACACCAGTGGGAATCGGCACCTTCCCCGTTCGCACGCCCGGCGGCCCGGCAGTCGTGGGCTGACCATCGTGGGATGGACCGTAGTATCGCAACGACCAGAGCCCGCCGCGTCCGCGTAGGGGCGTCAGCATTACGATTTTTCGCGAGTGAGACGCGCGTGCTGGATCGGAGAGTCTGGCGCCAATCAGTTCGGAAGCGTACGCAGGCAGGGGGTCATGCCTGCCCGTAGAACGTGAAGGCGCCCCCGGCCATGTGGCCGAGGGCGCTGCACCTTAGGGGAGATCAGTGGAGCCGGTCGATCATCGTCGTCCGCAGGTACACCCGCTCGGGGACGGGGCCCGGGGAGATTCCGGGCGGCACCGCCAGCAGCAGGTGAGCGACCGTGCCGCCGTCGTACCGCAGCGTCAGCGTTCCATCCACGATGGTGTACGTGCCCGATCCGCTTGCCGGAGCCGACGCGCCGCTCCACGCCGTCCAGGCCAGCGTCCCCCGCTCGCGGAAGCGGCCGTCTGCGCCGAGCGTGATCGCCATCATGGTGTCGGCGCCGCTCAGCCAGCCGTAGGTGGCGCCCGGCCGCACGTCGTTCATCACGTGCATCCGCCGGTAGCCCTGCGTGCTCCCCGGCTTGCGCAGCACCCCGTCGGTGCCGACGGTGAACGCCTGCGGATCCGCCGCCTGCCGGGTGAACGTCAGCTGGCTGCCGCTGACCGAGTACGTGCCGCATTCGGAGGCGGCGCAGACGGCGGCCCAGTCCAGGGGCCGGTCCAATCCTTCCTCCGGCGTGCCGCGGAAGGCGCGGCCGTCCTCCAGGAACGTGTAGTAGTCCGGGTACTGCTGCCCCGCGCCGTTCACCCGCAGGCCCATGTAGATTCCGGACACGCCGGCGGCCGGGGGCGGCTCCACCTCGCCGCCGTCCGGAGGTGTGATTTCGCCGCAGGCAGCCAGGAGCGCGAGCGACGCCGCGCGAAAGAAGAAGATGCTCGTGTGCATGGGAGCCTCTCGATGAGTTGGGATCAACCGGCGGGCACTTGCCCGCCGCCACCCAATTCTGCGCTCCCGCACGGCCCGGCGCGTGAGCGAATCTGCTCATTCTCACGACAGATGCGTGAGCCGCGCACACGC from Longimicrobium sp. encodes the following:
- a CDS encoding 50S ribosomal protein L11 methyltransferase, which codes for MSSAAMQPEVLHTSIGDFPLHEYRLGLAGRRWSVLHTEAMLTNAEESSFFQERLPYGVALWPSAIALAHELVARADDFHGKAVLELGAGTGLPGIVAASLGARVVQTDRQELVMSVCKRNGQRNGVTSIDHRLVDWTDWN
- a CDS encoding response regulator produces the protein MHSILIVEDTPEIAEALQRHLERRGYATLLATRAAQALPLACSEHPDLVVLDLGLPDRDGYSVLEQLRERGNDVPVLILSARQEEADKVKGFRLGADDYVTKPFGALELLERIGALLRRSARPAAPESAAAEAAGGLTDGDLQDRFGLTPQQVVVARLLAEGLSNAEIARKLFVSGHTARNHTYRVLTKLGITKRARVNSVLRGAEAA
- a CDS encoding group III truncated hemoglobin, coding for MAGDIRSREDVERLVESFYAQATTDDTIGHLFTDVARVDFVRHLPLMYDFWETLLFGVRKYRGNAMRAHFDLNDKVPLVAEHFQRWLQIWEGTVDALFAGENAESAKEKARYIARSIQLRLSAATAARIDNAGTPVGIGTFPVRTPGGPAVVG